The stretch of DNA GCCCGTTGGCGCTGGTGGTCAGGTTCACCCGCGCCCCGCCGGGCTGCACCACCCAGGTTTCGGCCTCCTGCGCCCCGTCCACGTCGTAGTTCAGCAGGCTGAGGGTCTGCCCCACCCAAGCTTGCGGCACGGTGAGCCGCGCGGCGAGCAGCGGCGTCTGCTCGGTGTCGCGGGCGTTGACCGAAAAGTCGCTCGTCTCCAGGCTGAACGGCTCGGCCACCCGCAGCGCGAACGAGTTCTTGCCGTCGCCCCGGCTGCTCACCCGCAGCGTGTAGGTCCCGGCGGGCAGCCCCCCCGCGTAGAGGCTGTCCCAGGTGTGCTCGCGCCCCGACGCGTAGCGCCGCTCCACGACCGTGCCGCCCGGTCCCGTCAGGGTAAAGGTGCTCTCGAACGGCTCATTTTTCTTGTACAGCTCGTCTCCGAAATAGCCCGCCGCCCGGCGCCCGTCCACATAGTCCGCGAGGTTGAAGCCGGGGCTGTAGGCTTCCAGCCCCAGCGGTTTGCCCGCGTCCCCCGGCGCGACCCGGATCACGTAGGTTTCTTGTGCCTGCGGCCAGCGCTCGCCCACCGACACCAGCGGGAGGATGCCCCCGGCCGCACTCGGCGCGGCGGGTGTGGGGGAGGCTGGGGTGGAGGTGGTCTGGGCGGCAGCGGGCACGGCGAGGAGCAGGGCGGACAGCAGGAGGGCGGCCGTGGGGGGACGGGGCATGAAGGCAGGATAAAGGGCCGGGGGCGGGGCGGAAAGCCGGAACGGGGACGGACCTGCGCTCCCACGCCCGCCCGCCCGCGAAACCCCCGCAGACCGATGCTCTAGCATGCGCGGCGATGCAGTCCCGCGCCGTGGCCCTGATGTCCGAGTCTGCCCTCGCGGGCAACCTCACGGCCCTCGCGCGGCGGGCGGGGGTGCCGCTGCTGCTGCCCGTCAAGGCGAACGCCTACGGGCACGGCCTGGCCGAGGTCGCGGCCGTGGCCGCCCGGCACCCCGACGTGTGGGGCTTCGCGGTGGCGGTGCCGCAGGAGGCCGCCGCGCTCGCGGCCCTCGCCCCCGGCAAGCCCATCCTGCTACTGACCCCCCCCACCCCGGAGGAGGTCCGGCCCCTCGCGGACCTCGGCGTGCGCCTTCCCGTCGCCTCCCTCGCCGAAGCCGAGGCCCTGCCCGCCCACACCCGCGCCCACCTCAAGGTGGATACCGGCATGAACCGCCTGGGCGCGAGGCCAGGGGAGGCGGTGGAAATCGGCCGCCGCCTCGCCGAGCGGGGGCTGCTGGAGGGGGTCTACACCCACTTCGCCACCGCCGACGAGCCGGACCTCTCCTTCGCGCACGAGCAGCTTGCCCGCTTCCAGTCCGTGCTGGCGGCGCTGCCCCCGGTCCTCGCGCACGCGGCGAACGGGGGCGGGGTGCTGAGCTTCGGGCCGCTCCCCGGCATGGGGTTGGCCCGGCCCGGCCTCGCCGCCTACGGGTACGTGCCCGCGCACCTGCGGGACCGCGCCCCGCTGACCCCGGTGATGACCCTGCGGGCGCGGGTGACCCACGTGCACACCGCCCACGCGGGCGAGAGCGTGAGCTACGGCGGCCTCTGGCGGGCGGCCCGCGCCACCACCGTGGCGACGGTCGGCGTGGGCTACGCCGACGGCTATCCCCGGAACGCCACCGGGCAGGCCGAGGTCCTCGTCGCGGGCGAGCGCCGTCCGGTCCTGGGCCGCATCTGCATGGATCAGATGATGGTGGACGTGACCGGGCTGCCCGTGCAGGTCGGTGACTGGGTGGAGGTCTGGGGTGCAGGCGAGATCACGGTTTCGGAGGTGGCGGCCTGGGGCGGCACCATTGAATACGAGGTACTGACCGGGGTGGGGGCACGGGTAGAGCGCCGGGCCGCGCCTTAAGATTTCAGACCGGAGACACTGCCGCCCCCCGTGCCGCCTCCACGCTGGCATACCCACCCACGAAGAGGGCCACCCGCATTTCGTGGAGAAAGCCCGCCAGCCACGCCTCGGCCGCCTCCGCACTCTCCAGCGCGGGCTCCAGCAGAGGCCGGGCCACGGCCACGGCCTGCGCCCCCAGCACGATGGCGCGGGCCGCGTCGAGGCCAGTGCGAATGCCGCCGGACGCGATCAGCGGGGTACCGGGCGCTTCCCGCCGGGCCTCCAGCAGCGCCCGCGCGGTCGGGATTCCCAGCTCGCACAGCTCCGGCGAGCGCACCTGCCCAAAGCGCACGAGCTGCTCGACCCGCGCCCAGCTCGTCCCCCCCGCCCCGGCCACGTCGTAGGCGGCGAATCCAGCGTCCCGCACCGCCCGGATCGTCGCCGCATCCAGGCCATGCCCGACCTCCTTGAGCACGACGGGGAAGGGCAACTCCGGCACAAGCTCCGTCAGCCGGGCCGCCAACCCCATCCAGCGGGTATCTCCCCCCGCCTGCATCGCCTCCTGCAAGGGGTTGAGGTGAATGGCGAGAGCATCGGCCCCCACCTCGCGCACGGCCCGTATCGCCTCGGCCGCCCCGTAGCCCAGCCCGAACTGCGCCGCTCCCAGATTGCCGACGAGCAGGATGTCGGGGGCCACGTCCCGCACCTGAAAACTGGCGGCTGCCTCCGGGCGCTCCAGCATCACCCGCTGCGACCCCAGCATCATGCCCAGCCCCAGCCGCGAGGCCGCCCGCGCGAGGTGGTGATTGATGGTCCCGGCCCGCTCCGCCCCGCCCGTCATCGCGCCGATCAGGACGGGCGCGGCGAGGGGACGGCCCAGGAAGGAGGTGGTCAGGTTCACTCCCTCCAGGTCCAGTTCCGGCAGCGCCCGGTAAGGCCACGGCACCGCTGCCAGCCCGGTGGACACCCCCGCGTACTGACTCTCGGGGCGCAGGCAGGCGTCGAGGTGGCGCAGCTTGCGCGTCTGGATGTCCCCGCTCTCGGTCACCTGGCCAGCCTATCCGCCGTGGCCGGGGCGGGACGGTCGGGCCGCCCACAGGTGTTGACAGGTGGGGAGGTCGGCGCTACTATTCCTGAGCGCCGGAAGAACCGAGGTTCCGAAGGAGAGCGAGAACGACGCAGGGTAGAGCAGTCTGGTAGCTCGTCGGGCTCATAACCCGGAGGTCACAGGTTCAAATCCTGTCCCTGCAACCAAAGAGGAGGCCCCCACTTCGGTGGGGGTTCTCGTTATGGGATGAGACTGGGTCGCTCTCTCCCCCACCCGCCTCAGCGCATGCGGTCGCGCACCTCCTGCAAGGTGTCCTCGAAGGCTTCGTCGAACACGTCCTCCATCTCGCGGTCGCGGATGAGTTCGTCTTGCAGGGTGGTGGTCTGCTCGCGGGTCCAGCGCACCCGGACCTGCCGGGCGGTGCTGACGTTGCCCTGCCCGGCGACGAAGTGGGCGGCGTGGCGCAGGGCGTCTCCGGGATCGTCGGTGGGCGCCACCACGCGCAGGTTGCGCAGCCCGCCCCGGTCGTTGACGAGCGAGCAGGTCACCTCAATGCGCCCGCCCCGGCGGGCCAGGAACACCTGATCCACCCGCCACATGCTCGTGGCGCGGATGGGCTCGGGGGCCGAACGGGGCAGGCGCCGACGGGCCATCTCAGGCGGGTGCCTCGGCGTGGGGCGGGGTCCATTCGCGCGGAGTTTCCAGGCCCAGCAGCACCCGGCCCGCGCCCTCCGCGAGGGCTTCGAGTTCCAGTTCGCCGGGCACCACGATCACGGGGGCGATCCAGCTCAACCGGCGCTCAATGCGGTCCACCAGCGCCTCCCAGCGGGCCACGCCGCCCGTCAGCGCCAGCGCGTCGGGCCGGGCGGAGAGCGCCCCGCACTGCTCGCCCACCGCCTTGCACGCCTGATGCACCAGCGCCGAGGCCGCCGCCTGCACGGCCGGGTCTTCCTCCGCACGGACTTCGAGGTCGCGCAGGTTGGCGCTCCCCGTCAGGGCCAGAAAGCCGCTGCCCGACGCGAGCCGGGCCAGCACCTCGTCCGGGCGGTGCCCTCCCGCCAGCCGCAGCAGGGCGGGGGCGGGAAGGGGACCCGCCTGCTGCGCCCCGAGGGGACCTCCGCCCGCGCCCTTGCCGGTCGTGTCCACCGCCCGGCCCCGGTCGAAGGCGGTCACGCTCGTGGTGGCCCCCAGGTGCGCGACGACCACCCGCGCGTCTTGCAGCCGCAGCCCGACCTCGTGCGCGGCGCGGCGGGCCACCACGCGGGCGTTGAGGGCGTGGAAGCGCGGCTCGCGGGTCACGCCGGGCACGCCCGTCTCGCGGGCCTCGGGGAGGAGTTCGTTGACGCTCTGGGGGTCCACCACATAGGCGGGCACTCCCCGCGCCTGCCCCAGCCGCAGCGCCAGCACCGCGCCCAACCCGTCGCGGCCCGGCTCGGCGGCGTAGGCGGCCAGCGAGGGCGTCACCCGGTAGGTCCCCGCCGCCACCGCGCCCAGCCAGCCGCCGCGCCCCACCACGGCGTCGGGGGCAGGCCAGCCCGCCGTGGCGTCCAGAATGGCGGCCATCAGCGCTTGGGGATCGTGCTCGGCGGCCAGGGGCACCTCCGAGCGCTCCAGGCTCAGGCGCAGTTGCCCCGGCAGGGCCGGATTGTCGCTGGGCGAGATGGCCGCGCACGCGAGCTTGACGCTGCTGGTTCCGGGGTTGACCACGTGCGCGATCATGAACGCCCCAGCCTAGCAGATGCCCCGGCCTGCCGCCGGAACAGGGGGAGGGGGAGGGGAGCCGCTGCTGTGCAGGCTCCTCTCCCCCTCCAGGGGCTTCCGCTCAGCTCGGTTCGATCAGCCCGTAGTGCCCGTCACGGCGGCGGTAGACCACGCCGACACCCTGCGAATCCATATTGCGGAAGACGTAGAAATCGTGGCCCAGCGCCTCCATCTGGGTGATGGCGTCCTCGGGGCTCATGGGGCGCACGTCGAAACGCTTGGTGCGGACGATCTCGGGGCGGAACTCGGTCACGTCGTCGAGCCCCGCGTCCACGTCCGCCTCGGCCAGGCCCGGCTCGGGCTGGGGCGGGGCATCCTGGCGGTGCTTCATGTAGCGGGTCTTGAACTTGCGCAGTTGACGCTCCAGCACGTCGCTGGCGCGGTCGATGGCCGCGTACATGTCGGCGTGGTGTTCCTCGGCGCGGACGATGCCGCCCGGCACGTTGAGCTGCACTTCCACGCGGTTGCGCCGTCCGGCGTCCCGCACGTCGCGGACCGTGAGGACCACGCGGGCGTCGGTAATCTGGTCACTGAAGCGGTCCAGGCGCGTCAGTTTTTCCTCCACGTAATCGCGCATCGCATCAGTAACCTCCACGTTCCGGCCGGACAACTCGTAGATATGCACAGACGTTCACCTCGTTTCGGTTCTCCGGAAGGGAAAGTCGGCCTTCCGGGTACCTGCACTCTAGGCCAGCCCCCGCACCCCCGTCAGGCGAAGAGACCACAGCCGCCCTGCGCCGGGTGGGATATGGTGGAGGAGTGAGCCGCCCGCCCGGAATGCCGGGCCACCCGAAAGCGCCCACCCCGAGCAGGAGTGGGCACTGGACGTCAGATGCGGGGGGA from Deinococcus sp. HSC-46F16 encodes:
- the fni gene encoding type 2 isopentenyl-diphosphate Delta-isomerase: MTESGDIQTRKLRHLDACLRPESQYAGVSTGLAAVPWPYRALPELDLEGVNLTTSFLGRPLAAPVLIGAMTGGAERAGTINHHLARAASRLGLGMMLGSQRVMLERPEAAASFQVRDVAPDILLVGNLGAAQFGLGYGAAEAIRAVREVGADALAIHLNPLQEAMQAGGDTRWMGLAARLTELVPELPFPVVLKEVGHGLDAATIRAVRDAGFAAYDVAGAGGTSWARVEQLVRFGQVRSPELCELGIPTARALLEARREAPGTPLIASGGIRTGLDAARAIVLGAQAVAVARPLLEPALESAEAAEAWLAGFLHEMRVALFVGGYASVEAARGAAVSPV
- a CDS encoding butyrate kinase, coding for MIAHVVNPGTSSVKLACAAISPSDNPALPGQLRLSLERSEVPLAAEHDPQALMAAILDATAGWPAPDAVVGRGGWLGAVAAGTYRVTPSLAAYAAEPGRDGLGAVLALRLGQARGVPAYVVDPQSVNELLPEARETGVPGVTREPRFHALNARVVARRAAHEVGLRLQDARVVVAHLGATTSVTAFDRGRAVDTTGKGAGGGPLGAQQAGPLPAPALLRLAGGHRPDEVLARLASGSGFLALTGSANLRDLEVRAEEDPAVQAAASALVHQACKAVGEQCGALSARPDALALTGGVARWEALVDRIERRLSWIAPVIVVPGELELEALAEGAGRVLLGLETPREWTPPHAEAPA
- the hpf gene encoding ribosome hibernation-promoting factor, HPF/YfiA family produces the protein MHIYELSGRNVEVTDAMRDYVEEKLTRLDRFSDQITDARVVLTVRDVRDAGRRNRVEVQLNVPGGIVRAEEHHADMYAAIDRASDVLERQLRKFKTRYMKHRQDAPPQPEPGLAEADVDAGLDDVTEFRPEIVRTKRFDVRPMSPEDAITQMEALGHDFYVFRNMDSQGVGVVYRRRDGHYGLIEPS
- the alr gene encoding alanine racemase produces the protein MQSRAVALMSESALAGNLTALARRAGVPLLLPVKANAYGHGLAEVAAVAARHPDVWGFAVAVPQEAAALAALAPGKPILLLTPPTPEEVRPLADLGVRLPVASLAEAEALPAHTRAHLKVDTGMNRLGARPGEAVEIGRRLAERGLLEGVYTHFATADEPDLSFAHEQLARFQSVLAALPPVLAHAANGGGVLSFGPLPGMGLARPGLAAYGYVPAHLRDRAPLTPVMTLRARVTHVHTAHAGESVSYGGLWRAARATTVATVGVGYADGYPRNATGQAEVLVAGERRPVLGRICMDQMMVDVTGLPVQVGDWVEVWGAGEITVSEVAAWGGTIEYEVLTGVGARVERRAAP